GGACCATCTTCTTCGGAACATCGAGCTTCTTAAGCAACATCTGAATTCGCGATAGAGCCTCTTTCTCTACCACCATGACTAACGTGCCTGTCTTTGAGTCCGCAATAAAGTTTCCATACTTTACAGGCCCCTCTTTCATAGGAACCCCCGAAGAAGTATCTATCTGCACTAGCGGAGACGCCTTCGCCATAGAGATTTCCGCTTTTCCTTGTGAGGAAGAGGTTTCTCCAGAAAAGGCATCGTGGACCTGAGAAAGCAGCACTGCAAGTTCCTGAGGGTCGGAGTGCTTCACGTGATACCAAAACACAGTCTTATCCGAAGGACTTTCTATGCCTTCCTCAAGATCTCGTATCAACGTCACGGCCTGCTGTACGAGAGCTGCAGAACCTCGTAAGAAAAGCGCTTTTCCCTGATATTGCAAGGGAACTACACGCAACCCTACAGAATCTTCTCTATCTTCTTTGGTAACATCTTCACGAAAGGCCGCATTTAAAATTTCTAGCATTTCCTTCGCGTCAATCTTATTTAGGGGAACAATGCGGTACTCCTGCCGAACGTTATCCTTTTGGATAAACTCATACACCTTCAGAAGCTCTGTAATCTCCCCTACAGTTCCAAAAACCCACAGATGCCCAGCAATAATCTCAATTTGTGTCGTATCTATATTGATAAACTTACGTAACAGTTGTAGCTCTGCGCGTACATCGATATTCTTAGAACCCAAGATAAACCCGATGCGGGCAGTGGAAGGCAAACATTCTAGCTCCTGCTTAGAAGCTACCACTCCAGCAACTCCAGAGCCCTCCCTATGAAAATAAAGCTCCTTGATCCATGGGTTTACCTGACGTATTCCAATGCCTAAACGCGAAAGAATCAGAGTCAGACAATGCTCAAAGCTCTCTTTAGGAACGACAAGCTTTGAAAATGCTGAGACTTTCATCATACCAATATCTTGAGGGACAAGGTAGATACACTCCTCACCATAATCCGCAACAAGATTATAAATCGTGGCTTCGGGGTGATGCCATAAAGCATACTCCTCGAAATTTTCATTCTTGTCTCGGACTTCTTCAGCCCAAAGCATTTCAATTTCTCGAAGGTGACGCTTTACTTGAGAAAGCCTAGATAAAAGCTCCTGCCATACCTGAGCCTCTTCACATCCCGCTGCTCTTAAGTTTGCAGCCTCTTCATAAATCTGTTTTAAGCGAAGAGAACTCTCTTTCATATCAAGATTAAAAGAAGCCATCCCTGCATATGCATCTGTGGAGACCTCATGCTCTTCTAAAGAGTGCATCTTCTCTGCAATCGTCAGCGCAGCCAACGGAGACACGCAGCCAGTCATCCCTAAAATATAGGCTATAGAGCTATAAAAAAATCTCATCTATGCTCTCCCCTGTTTCCCAGCCCTTCTGAAGCAGATCGTGAAACTGTAGGCTTCTCTTGAGACTCAAGCTGTGCCTCTCCTCCTTGCTTTAAGGGGAGAATTACAACTTCACTCAAAGTTCTTGAAGAATTAAATATACGCCCATGAAGAACGAAACTCTGGCCTTCTTTCTCTAACTTTTCAAAAACAAATAGCGGTCCTAACAGCTTCCCGGAAACATAATCTTGCGCTTGCTGTAATGATGAGAGCTTTTCCCATCCAGATGCAGTTCTTACCACCCAATCATTAGGAGAAAGGATCATCCTTTGTTCACCAAGCATCACAATAGGACGGGACCATGACCGCATTCCTATAAACGCGAGTTCTCGCAAAATATCCGTGATTTCTATTGGGGAGCTAATTGTTTTCGCAAGGCTTAC
This genomic stretch from Chlamydia pecorum E58 harbors:
- a CDS encoding secretin N-terminal domain-containing protein; its protein translation is MRFFYSSIAYILGMTGCVSPLAALTIAEKMHSLEEHEVSTDAYAGMASFNLDMKESSLRLKQIYEEAANLRAAGCEEAQVWQELLSRLSQVKRHLREIEMLWAEEVRDKNENFEEYALWHHPEATIYNLVADYGEECIYLVPQDIGMMKVSAFSKLVVPKESFEHCLTLILSRLGIGIRQVNPWIKELYFHREGSGVAGVVASKQELECLPSTARIGFILGSKNIDVRAELQLLRKFINIDTTQIEIIAGHLWVFGTVGEITELLKVYEFIQKDNVRQEYRIVPLNKIDAKEMLEILNAAFREDVTKEDREDSVGLRVVPLQYQGKALFLRGSAALVQQAVTLIRDLEEGIESPSDKTVFWYHVKHSDPQELAVLLSQVHDAFSGETSSSQGKAEISMAKASPLVQIDTSSGVPMKEGPVKYGNFIADSKTGTLVMVVEKEALSRIQMLLKKLDVPKKMVRIEVLLFERKLSHDRKSGLNLLRLGEEISKKSLTPTVSWGSGAGILEFLLKGATGCSIVPGYDLAYQFLMAQEDVRINASPSVVTMNQTPARIAIVDEMSIAVSAENDKALYNRAQYGIMIKMLPVINVGEEDGKSYITLETDITFDTTGKNMDDRPEVTRRNITNKVRIADGESVIIGGLRCKHMSDSQEGIPFLGEIPGLGKLFSMNAVSDSLTEMFVFITPKILDNPMEKQERYEEALLASRPGEDEEFYQALVASEAVARSAQQKLKMRSMMGFPSPLVEDLEYDGR